A window of Oncorhynchus kisutch isolate 150728-3 linkage group LG10, Okis_V2, whole genome shotgun sequence contains these coding sequences:
- the LOC109898475 gene encoding uncharacterized protein LOC109898475 isoform X2 — protein sequence MIIETLVYVNMDTDPSKRWNALFDSFKPHIPSIDSDSSSSENEEDISIFRRPVALLPKHTECLECLSLEDSEIEELLISMAQPQLCLTEKTICPHREPTTEPHGVYQATDLAQQGTLQELSPIGNKVNEICSHDSIRNAAWAGGHPRSNVPVEMKGDTSAHHSHGTLNRQKTTESTSPHTSHNTACEENTLESLNALRKTPRTEPNGSMKKPLQSSQTVLSFEPLEHWDLDQILLTLQTDRLFLGGSMSDEPMEIQPDGDNVRSQDTILERLSAFCRTPSCGDAEEKRETAPDKTSGVPQKAPVQHPTNFRQNGGWRKSFKRMAFELQPSRQEAPTVYIDLRNPEPPTNTTRPCNSTSSQSMKLTNPNLHDENQSDKKTDNNIREVTGKSLLLRMLREANRNRREPDRKYPVPADSTCRTPRRVSLKDKLPEAKNEITSLLPEVDNQTTMKRDQNRPPVERTPAFQQSATTGQPKKQSDREQREQQKQRAQRQQQLQKQLESFRPTRSAGDREPAAEKTDVLYDTEASHLQSVNTLPADMEDKECLLLTVCLSSPGLVASSSHHWKAPTVESATTKSHIYNALVAWFLSLVGAPDPQGGDDRAAVPFWVAGLQQLWTEDGLALHICAVSHGESLQLVRKPRKRGVDKGHSVFQQRVCRFLSQTSLRAITHWLPQLRSLLDQEAYPPTVHIPASCLDSFISVNSDKMAVKRTFGLNPGFYWQTVETQELSCQRPETMCTQQLHTELAVALGYTSLFLHPLVVHHTLQLLHTSGLDVCGLRLLYPPPGLLTNSAGRVSYGQGDDGADEPVLALAVRGPHACTVWQDVTGPSDPLLARKTDPASINALHYSSKNLPLLYSPRLASSVHRELVTWFAGRVPGNHFQNPDQAPTDSSAPGDGEGSSPLYLSRSSTTLCATVKVDVFLIVSPAVAPCCYSRVLSVCEGRGFSLRGVQRLQLPTKRTQALGLTSQQVSVFCSPPTVTVDEKKVELSSHCLVLLLRRESGLRHCASLPAALMKELEKQRLLGCIHIRLSDEGKLDPSSCFHMLPYRESLLHSFGGRMWAVPNPCNVVLSNHRCPSNPELEQVVVLTLAGRDISQGLSLLHRLWTGDTTGDVVEDGFELLALKWLPTLSPQQAREVSPYEVGDRLWQSSLVGLASSPALVCALRRVDAFATLRRLLPRDYPGNLNILLSPTPELAFRQASLFFSLGDMIPDHSVRPLLKFLPPPRINVAGSQCESLFNYMVQGPQPLVTLCLFKPGVWSHALGKILSKVQRSGFTVVGLHVLVLDNSTAVSLASAAEHQDPSAVEAHVQHLSSGPSLALCLQRENAVKRLLDMLGPEDPAQARAQDQFLWRADYSSDQLHSGIYGSRSYQRAVQDVKRLFPQGLCCTETNTMRQEQIPSVHSDHLACLAREQSHTLAAANKPSLSHLMAYGLNGGLLVRSALCQTTCLLLPTSVLGPAPIHLDLLEQLLRTGCHLVAGRMTVLDETQRCHIAEILMLPSERDGKICALPEGPCLIVVLQKDNAVTCFDSMLESIYRERSNLAKVGKMLIYPSTEKKALQLLCYLFDVLSPDSHHAIVPQQSE from the exons ATGATTATAGAAACATTAGTTTATGTCAATATGGACACAGATCCTTCAAAGCGTTGGAATGCTCTTTTTGACAGCTTCAAACCCCATATTCCGTCCATTGATTCGGATTCTTCATCG TCTGAAAATGAAGAAGACATTTCCATCTTTCGGCGACCAGTAGCCCTTCTTCCTAAACACACAGAGTGCCTAGAGTGTCTGTCATTGGAGGACTCTGAAATAGAG GAGCTTCTAATATCTATGGCACAGCCACAACTGTGTTTGACAGAGAAGACCATTTGCCCTCATAGAGAGCCTACAACTGAACCCCATGGAGTTTATCAAGCTACTGATTTAGCCCAGCAGGGCACACTCCAGGAGCTCAGTCCCATAGGTAATAAGGTAAATGAGATATGCAGCCATGACTCTATTAGAAATGCAGCTTGGGCAGGAGGCCATCCACGCAGCAACGTTCCTGTGGAGATGAAAGGGGACACCTCGGCGCACCACAGCCATGGCACACTAAACAGACAAAAAACAACTGAGTCCACATCGCCACACACTTCACACAACACAGCTTGTGAAGAAAACACATTGGAGTCACTCAATGCTTTGAGAAAGACACCGAGAACTGAACCAAATGGCTCTATGAAAAAGCCACTACAAAGTAGTCAAACTGTTTTGTCTTTTGAG CCACTGGAGCACTGGGATCTGGACCAGATTCTTCTGACTCTTCAAACAGATAGACTCTTTTTAGGAGGCAGTATGTCTGACGAACCTATGGAAATACAACCAG ATGGAGACAATGTAAGGTCACAGGATACTATATTGGAGAGGCTGTCTGCTTTCTGTAGGACACCGTCATGTGGAGATGCTGAAGAGAAAAGAGAAACTGCGCCAGATAAAACTTCTGGTGTGCCTCAGAAAGCACCTGTCCAACATCCTACCAATTTCAG ACAAAATGGTGGATGGAGAAAGTCTTTCAAAAGGATGGCATTTGAGTTGCAGCCAAGCCGCCAGGAAGCGCCCACCGTTTATATTGATTTACGTAACCCTGAGCCTCCCACGAACACAACCAGACCATGTAACAGCACTTCATCACAATCCATGAAGCTGACCAACCCCAACCTACATGACGAAAACCAATCTGATAAGAAAACAGACAATAATATACG GGAAGTAACTGGAAAGAGCCTGTTACTCAGAATGTTACGCGAGGCGAACAGAAACAGGAGAGAGCCGGACAGGAAATATCCAGTTCCAGCAGATTCTACATGCAGAACCCCCAGAAGAGTGTCCTTGAAGGACAAGCTGCCTGAGGCTAAAAATGAGATAACATCTCTGCTTCCAGAGGTGGACAACCAAACCACAATGAAGCGTGACCAAAACAGGCCGCCAGTTGAGAGAACACCTGCTTTTCAGCAGAGTGCTACTACCGGGCAGCCTAAGAAACAAAG TGaccgagagcagagagagcaacaGAAACAGAGAGCACAGCGCCAGCAACAGCTCCAGAAACAGCTGGAAAGCTTTAGACCAACAAGGTCTGCTGGAGACAGGGAGCCTGCCGCTGAGAAGACTGATGTTCTTTATGACACT GAGGCCTCTCACCTACAATCAGTTAATACTCTGCCTGCTGATATGGAGGATAAGGAGTGCTTGCTGCTGACTGTATGCCTCTCCAGTCCCGGCCTGGTAGCCAGCAGCAGTCATCATTGGAAAGCACCAACAGTGGAGTCAGCCACAACCAAATCCCATATATACAATGCTCTGGTTGCTTGGTTTCTGTCTTTG GTTGGAGCACCAGACCCTCAAGGGGGTGATGACAGGGCTGCTGTACCTTTCTGGGTGGCCGGCCTACAGCAGCTGTGGACAGAGGATGGACTGGCTCTACACATCTGTGCTGTGTCCCACGGAGAGAGCCTACAACTTGTCCGAAAACCCCGG AAACGGGGTGTGGATAAGGGTCATAGTGTGTTCCAGCAGCGTGTCTGCAGGTTCCTCTCTCAGACCTCCCTTAGAGCCATCACCCATTGGCTGCCGCAGCTCAGGAGCCTGTTAGACCAAGAGGCCTATCCCCCAACCGTCCACATACCTGCCTCCTgcctggacagttttatctctgtCAACTCAGACAAAATG GCTGTGAAGAGGACCTTCGGTCTGAACCCAGGCTTCTACTGGCAGACTGTGGAGACTCAGGAGCTCAGCTGTCAGAGGCCTGAGACCATGTGCACTCAGCAGCTACACACAGAG CTAGCTGTTGCTCTGGGATACACGTCTTTGTTCCTGCATCCCCTGGTGGTTCACCACACCCTCCAGCTTCTCCACACCTCAGGCCTGGATGTGTGTGGCCTCCGCCTCCTTTACCCTCCTCCTGGCCTTCTGACCAACAGCGCCG GCAGGGTATCCTACGGGCAGGGAGATGATGGGGCCGATGAGCCCGTCCTTGCCCTGGCTGTCCGAGGGCCTCACGCCTGCACTGTGTGGCAGGATGTAACAGGCCCTTCAGACCCCCTGCTGGCTAGGAAGACAGACCCGGCATCCATCAACGCCCTGCACTACAGCAGCAAGAACTtgcccctcctctactcccctcgcCTGGCCAGCAGTGTGCACAGGGAACTGGTCACGTGGTTCGCAGGGAGAGTTCCAGGGAATCATTTCCAGAACCCTGACCAGGCTCCAACTGACAG CTCTGCCCCTGGTGATGGAGAGGGAAGCAGCCCCTTGTATTTATCCAGGTCCTCTACCACCCTGTGTGCTACTGTTAAAG TGGACGTGTTCTTGATAGTGTCTCCAGCGGTGGCGCCGTGCTGCTACAGCcgggttctgtctgtgtgtgagggcAGAGGGTTCAGTCTGAGGGGGGTCCAGAGGCTGCAGCTCCCCACCAAACGAACCCAGGCACTGGGACTCACCAGTCAGCAG GTGTCAGTGTTCTGCAGTCCGCCCACTGTTACTGTGGATGAGAAGAAGGTTGAGCTGTCTTCCCACTGCCTGGTCTTACttctgaggagagagagtggcCTGCGTCACTGTGCCAGCCTGCCTGCAG CCCTTATGAAAGAGTTGGAGAAGCAGAGGTTGTTGGGATGTATCCACATCAGACTGTCAGATGAAGGAAAGCTGGACCCGAGCAGCTGCTTTCACATGTTGCCCTACAGAGAGAGCCTGCTCCATAGCTTTG GTGGGCGAATGTGGGCCGTACCCAACCCCTGCAATGTGGTGCTGTCCAATCACAGGTGTCCATCCAACCCAGAGCTGGAGCAGGTGGTGGTGCTTACGCTGGCTGGAAGGGACATCAGTCAGGGCCTGAGCCTGCTACACAGGCTCTGGACAGGGGACACAACAG GCGATGTCGTGGAGGATGGATTCGAGCTGCTGGCCCTGAAGTGGCTGCCCACATTGTCCCCGCAGCAGGCGCGGGAGGTGAGCCCCTATGAGGTAGGAGACCGGCTGTGGCAGAGCAGCCTGGTGGGCCTGGCCTCCTCCCCTGCCCTGGTGTGTGCTCTGAGGAGGGTAGACGCCTTCGCCACCCTACGGCGGCTCCTGCCACGGGACTACCCCGGGAACCTGAACATACTGTTGTCTCCCACTCCTGAACTGGCCTTCAGACAAGcgtccctcttcttctccctggGAGACATGatccctg ATCACAGTGTGCGCCCATTACTGAAGTTCCTACCTCCACCTCGCATTAATGTAGCTG GTTCCCAGTGTGAGTCATTGTTTAACTACATGGTGCAGG GTCCCCAGCCGCTGGTCACACTGTGTCTGTTCAAGCCTGGAGTGTGGAGCCATGCTCTGGGGAAAATCCTCAGCAAAGTCCAGCGGAGTGGCTTCACTGTGGTGGGCCTGCATGTGCTGGTTCTGGACAATAGCACAGCTGTGTCACTGGCGTCTGCTGCAGAGCATCAG GACCCCTCTGCTGTAGAAGCCCATGTCCAGCACTTGAGCTCTGGGCCTTCCCTGGCTCTGTGCCTGCAGAGGGAGAATGCTGTGAAGAGGCTACTGGACATGCTGGGACCTGAGGACCCTGCCCAGGCCCGCGCTCAGGACCAATTCCTCTGGAGGGCCGATTACAGTTCGGACCAGCTACACAGCGGCATCTATG GATCGAGGAGCTATCAGAGAGCTGTTCAGGATGTGAAGAGGCTGTTCCCTCAGGGCCTATGCTGCACAGAGACCAACACCATGAGACAGGAGCAG ATACCCAGTGTACACTCAGACCATTTGGCTTGTCTGGCTCGTGAACAGAGCCACACTCTTGCTGCTGCGAACAAGCCATCTTTATCACACCTTATGGCGTATGGACTGAATGGAG GGCTCTTGGTCCGCAGTGCTCTCTGCCAAACCACCTGCCTGCTGCTGCCCACCAGTGTACTGGGCCCAGCCCCCATCCACCTGGACCTGCTTGAGCAGCTGCTGAGGACAGGCTGCCACCTGGTGGCCGGGAGGATGACTGTCCTGGACGAGACCCAGAGATGTCACATAGCTGAGATACTGATGCTACCCTCTGAGAGGGATGGGAAG ATTTGTGCTCTACCCGAGGGCCCTTGTCTTATCGTTGTTCTACAGAAGGATAACGCTGTGACCTGCTTTGACTCCATGCTTGAAAG tatttacagagagaggtctaaCCTTGCCAAAGTGGGGAAAATGCTGATATATCCCAGCACTGAAAAAAAA GCATTGCAGCttctgtgctatctatttgatgtcctgtctcctgatagTCATCATGCCATTGTACCACAGCAATCTGAGTGA
- the LOC109898475 gene encoding uncharacterized protein LOC109898475 isoform X1 translates to MIIETLVYVNMDTDPSKRWNALFDSFKPHIPSIDSDSSSSENEEDISIFRRPVALLPKHTECLECLSLEDSEIEELLISMAQPQLCLTEKTICPHREPTTEPHGVYQATDLAQQGTLQELSPIGNKVNEICSHDSIRNAAWAGGHPRSNVPVEMKGDTSAHHSHGTLNRQKTTESTSPHTSHNTACEENTLESLNALRKTPRTEPNGSMKKPLQSSQTVLSFEPLEHWDLDQILLTLQTDRLFLGGSMSDEPMEIQPDGDNVRSQDTILERLSAFCRTPSCGDAEEKRETAPDKTSGVPQKAPVQHPTNFRQNGGWRKSFKRMAFELQPSRQEAPTVYIDLRNPEPPTNTTRPCNSTSSQSMKLTNPNLHDENQSDKKTDNNIREVTGKSLLLRMLREANRNRREPDRKYPVPADSTCRTPRRVSLKDKLPEAKNEITSLLPEVDNQTTMKRDQNRPPVERTPAFQQSATTGQPKKQSDREQREQQKQRAQRQQQLQKQLESFRPTRSAGDREPAAEKTDVLYDTEASHLQSVNTLPADMEDKECLLLTVCLSSPGLVASSSHHWKAPTVESATTKSHIYNALVAWFLSLVGAPDPQGGDDRAAVPFWVAGLQQLWTEDGLALHICAVSHGESLQLVRKPRKRGVDKGHSVFQQRVCRFLSQTSLRAITHWLPQLRSLLDQEAYPPTVHIPASCLDSFISVNSDKMAVKRTFGLNPGFYWQTVETQELSCQRPETMCTQQLHTELAVALGYTSLFLHPLVVHHTLQLLHTSGLDVCGLRLLYPPPGLLTNSAGRVSYGQGDDGADEPVLALAVRGPHACTVWQDVTGPSDPLLARKTDPASINALHYSSKNLPLLYSPRLASSVHRELVTWFAGRVPGNHFQNPDQAPTDSSAPGDGEGSSPLYLSRSSTTLCATVKVDVFLIVSPAVAPCCYSRVLSVCEGRGFSLRGVQRLQLPTKRTQALGLTSQQVSVFCSPPTVTVDEKKVELSSHCLVLLLRRESGLRHCASLPAALMKELEKQRLLGCIHIRLSDEGKLDPSSCFHMLPYRESLLHSFGGRMWAVPNPCNVVLSNHRCPSNPELEQVVVLTLAGRDISQGLSLLHRLWTGDTTGDVVEDGFELLALKWLPTLSPQQAREVSPYEVGDRLWQSSLVGLASSPALVCALRRVDAFATLRRLLPRDYPGNLNILLSPTPELAFRQASLFFSLGDMIPDHSVRPLLKFLPPPRINVAGSQCESLFNYMVQGPQPLVTLCLFKPGVWSHALGKILSKVQRSGFTVVGLHVLVLDNSTAVSLASAAEHQDPSAVEAHVQHLSSGPSLALCLQRENAVKRLLDMLGPEDPAQARAQDQFLWRADYSSDQLHSGIYGSRSYQRAVQDVKRLFPQGLCCTETNTMRQEQIPSVHSDHLACLAREQSHTLAAANKPSLSHLMAYGLNGAGLLVRSALCQTTCLLLPTSVLGPAPIHLDLLEQLLRTGCHLVAGRMTVLDETQRCHIAEILMLPSERDGKICALPEGPCLIVVLQKDNAVTCFDSMLESIYRERSNLAKVGKMLIYPSTEKKALQLLCYLFDVLSPDSHHAIVPQQSE, encoded by the exons ATGATTATAGAAACATTAGTTTATGTCAATATGGACACAGATCCTTCAAAGCGTTGGAATGCTCTTTTTGACAGCTTCAAACCCCATATTCCGTCCATTGATTCGGATTCTTCATCG TCTGAAAATGAAGAAGACATTTCCATCTTTCGGCGACCAGTAGCCCTTCTTCCTAAACACACAGAGTGCCTAGAGTGTCTGTCATTGGAGGACTCTGAAATAGAG GAGCTTCTAATATCTATGGCACAGCCACAACTGTGTTTGACAGAGAAGACCATTTGCCCTCATAGAGAGCCTACAACTGAACCCCATGGAGTTTATCAAGCTACTGATTTAGCCCAGCAGGGCACACTCCAGGAGCTCAGTCCCATAGGTAATAAGGTAAATGAGATATGCAGCCATGACTCTATTAGAAATGCAGCTTGGGCAGGAGGCCATCCACGCAGCAACGTTCCTGTGGAGATGAAAGGGGACACCTCGGCGCACCACAGCCATGGCACACTAAACAGACAAAAAACAACTGAGTCCACATCGCCACACACTTCACACAACACAGCTTGTGAAGAAAACACATTGGAGTCACTCAATGCTTTGAGAAAGACACCGAGAACTGAACCAAATGGCTCTATGAAAAAGCCACTACAAAGTAGTCAAACTGTTTTGTCTTTTGAG CCACTGGAGCACTGGGATCTGGACCAGATTCTTCTGACTCTTCAAACAGATAGACTCTTTTTAGGAGGCAGTATGTCTGACGAACCTATGGAAATACAACCAG ATGGAGACAATGTAAGGTCACAGGATACTATATTGGAGAGGCTGTCTGCTTTCTGTAGGACACCGTCATGTGGAGATGCTGAAGAGAAAAGAGAAACTGCGCCAGATAAAACTTCTGGTGTGCCTCAGAAAGCACCTGTCCAACATCCTACCAATTTCAG ACAAAATGGTGGATGGAGAAAGTCTTTCAAAAGGATGGCATTTGAGTTGCAGCCAAGCCGCCAGGAAGCGCCCACCGTTTATATTGATTTACGTAACCCTGAGCCTCCCACGAACACAACCAGACCATGTAACAGCACTTCATCACAATCCATGAAGCTGACCAACCCCAACCTACATGACGAAAACCAATCTGATAAGAAAACAGACAATAATATACG GGAAGTAACTGGAAAGAGCCTGTTACTCAGAATGTTACGCGAGGCGAACAGAAACAGGAGAGAGCCGGACAGGAAATATCCAGTTCCAGCAGATTCTACATGCAGAACCCCCAGAAGAGTGTCCTTGAAGGACAAGCTGCCTGAGGCTAAAAATGAGATAACATCTCTGCTTCCAGAGGTGGACAACCAAACCACAATGAAGCGTGACCAAAACAGGCCGCCAGTTGAGAGAACACCTGCTTTTCAGCAGAGTGCTACTACCGGGCAGCCTAAGAAACAAAG TGaccgagagcagagagagcaacaGAAACAGAGAGCACAGCGCCAGCAACAGCTCCAGAAACAGCTGGAAAGCTTTAGACCAACAAGGTCTGCTGGAGACAGGGAGCCTGCCGCTGAGAAGACTGATGTTCTTTATGACACT GAGGCCTCTCACCTACAATCAGTTAATACTCTGCCTGCTGATATGGAGGATAAGGAGTGCTTGCTGCTGACTGTATGCCTCTCCAGTCCCGGCCTGGTAGCCAGCAGCAGTCATCATTGGAAAGCACCAACAGTGGAGTCAGCCACAACCAAATCCCATATATACAATGCTCTGGTTGCTTGGTTTCTGTCTTTG GTTGGAGCACCAGACCCTCAAGGGGGTGATGACAGGGCTGCTGTACCTTTCTGGGTGGCCGGCCTACAGCAGCTGTGGACAGAGGATGGACTGGCTCTACACATCTGTGCTGTGTCCCACGGAGAGAGCCTACAACTTGTCCGAAAACCCCGG AAACGGGGTGTGGATAAGGGTCATAGTGTGTTCCAGCAGCGTGTCTGCAGGTTCCTCTCTCAGACCTCCCTTAGAGCCATCACCCATTGGCTGCCGCAGCTCAGGAGCCTGTTAGACCAAGAGGCCTATCCCCCAACCGTCCACATACCTGCCTCCTgcctggacagttttatctctgtCAACTCAGACAAAATG GCTGTGAAGAGGACCTTCGGTCTGAACCCAGGCTTCTACTGGCAGACTGTGGAGACTCAGGAGCTCAGCTGTCAGAGGCCTGAGACCATGTGCACTCAGCAGCTACACACAGAG CTAGCTGTTGCTCTGGGATACACGTCTTTGTTCCTGCATCCCCTGGTGGTTCACCACACCCTCCAGCTTCTCCACACCTCAGGCCTGGATGTGTGTGGCCTCCGCCTCCTTTACCCTCCTCCTGGCCTTCTGACCAACAGCGCCG GCAGGGTATCCTACGGGCAGGGAGATGATGGGGCCGATGAGCCCGTCCTTGCCCTGGCTGTCCGAGGGCCTCACGCCTGCACTGTGTGGCAGGATGTAACAGGCCCTTCAGACCCCCTGCTGGCTAGGAAGACAGACCCGGCATCCATCAACGCCCTGCACTACAGCAGCAAGAACTtgcccctcctctactcccctcgcCTGGCCAGCAGTGTGCACAGGGAACTGGTCACGTGGTTCGCAGGGAGAGTTCCAGGGAATCATTTCCAGAACCCTGACCAGGCTCCAACTGACAG CTCTGCCCCTGGTGATGGAGAGGGAAGCAGCCCCTTGTATTTATCCAGGTCCTCTACCACCCTGTGTGCTACTGTTAAAG TGGACGTGTTCTTGATAGTGTCTCCAGCGGTGGCGCCGTGCTGCTACAGCcgggttctgtctgtgtgtgagggcAGAGGGTTCAGTCTGAGGGGGGTCCAGAGGCTGCAGCTCCCCACCAAACGAACCCAGGCACTGGGACTCACCAGTCAGCAG GTGTCAGTGTTCTGCAGTCCGCCCACTGTTACTGTGGATGAGAAGAAGGTTGAGCTGTCTTCCCACTGCCTGGTCTTACttctgaggagagagagtggcCTGCGTCACTGTGCCAGCCTGCCTGCAG CCCTTATGAAAGAGTTGGAGAAGCAGAGGTTGTTGGGATGTATCCACATCAGACTGTCAGATGAAGGAAAGCTGGACCCGAGCAGCTGCTTTCACATGTTGCCCTACAGAGAGAGCCTGCTCCATAGCTTTG GTGGGCGAATGTGGGCCGTACCCAACCCCTGCAATGTGGTGCTGTCCAATCACAGGTGTCCATCCAACCCAGAGCTGGAGCAGGTGGTGGTGCTTACGCTGGCTGGAAGGGACATCAGTCAGGGCCTGAGCCTGCTACACAGGCTCTGGACAGGGGACACAACAG GCGATGTCGTGGAGGATGGATTCGAGCTGCTGGCCCTGAAGTGGCTGCCCACATTGTCCCCGCAGCAGGCGCGGGAGGTGAGCCCCTATGAGGTAGGAGACCGGCTGTGGCAGAGCAGCCTGGTGGGCCTGGCCTCCTCCCCTGCCCTGGTGTGTGCTCTGAGGAGGGTAGACGCCTTCGCCACCCTACGGCGGCTCCTGCCACGGGACTACCCCGGGAACCTGAACATACTGTTGTCTCCCACTCCTGAACTGGCCTTCAGACAAGcgtccctcttcttctccctggGAGACATGatccctg ATCACAGTGTGCGCCCATTACTGAAGTTCCTACCTCCACCTCGCATTAATGTAGCTG GTTCCCAGTGTGAGTCATTGTTTAACTACATGGTGCAGG GTCCCCAGCCGCTGGTCACACTGTGTCTGTTCAAGCCTGGAGTGTGGAGCCATGCTCTGGGGAAAATCCTCAGCAAAGTCCAGCGGAGTGGCTTCACTGTGGTGGGCCTGCATGTGCTGGTTCTGGACAATAGCACAGCTGTGTCACTGGCGTCTGCTGCAGAGCATCAG GACCCCTCTGCTGTAGAAGCCCATGTCCAGCACTTGAGCTCTGGGCCTTCCCTGGCTCTGTGCCTGCAGAGGGAGAATGCTGTGAAGAGGCTACTGGACATGCTGGGACCTGAGGACCCTGCCCAGGCCCGCGCTCAGGACCAATTCCTCTGGAGGGCCGATTACAGTTCGGACCAGCTACACAGCGGCATCTATG GATCGAGGAGCTATCAGAGAGCTGTTCAGGATGTGAAGAGGCTGTTCCCTCAGGGCCTATGCTGCACAGAGACCAACACCATGAGACAGGAGCAG ATACCCAGTGTACACTCAGACCATTTGGCTTGTCTGGCTCGTGAACAGAGCCACACTCTTGCTGCTGCGAACAAGCCATCTTTATCACACCTTATGGCGTATGGACTGAATGGAG CAGGGCTCTTGGTCCGCAGTGCTCTCTGCCAAACCACCTGCCTGCTGCTGCCCACCAGTGTACTGGGCCCAGCCCCCATCCACCTGGACCTGCTTGAGCAGCTGCTGAGGACAGGCTGCCACCTGGTGGCCGGGAGGATGACTGTCCTGGACGAGACCCAGAGATGTCACATAGCTGAGATACTGATGCTACCCTCTGAGAGGGATGGGAAG ATTTGTGCTCTACCCGAGGGCCCTTGTCTTATCGTTGTTCTACAGAAGGATAACGCTGTGACCTGCTTTGACTCCATGCTTGAAAG tatttacagagagaggtctaaCCTTGCCAAAGTGGGGAAAATGCTGATATATCCCAGCACTGAAAAAAAA GCATTGCAGCttctgtgctatctatttgatgtcctgtctcctgatagTCATCATGCCATTGTACCACAGCAATCTGAGTGA